A DNA window from Paraflavitalea devenefica contains the following coding sequences:
- a CDS encoding serine hydrolase domain-containing protein gives MSIPGLLKEIADNIKALPDQTQIAIGIASNGESNFYGMTRENGAIRQIDNAGFAFEIGSVTKSFTGNVLAQLIINKKVHPDDPIRQFLPFTLLNDPPITLKQLALHTAGLPRLPGDFETQPGYNKNNPYKSYTEESLISYLTQSLQVDFPPGSRFQYSNLGAGLLGYTLSKIERAPFAKIVAERIFTPLGMRNSCFDASEVKTALVAGMDESGNLCPSWDGGMLDGCLGIISTAGDLLKFAINAADKTDAAAVLQTQVTFDVDPHFKSNLGWGERRVDPGNLAMQGINGGTQGSGASILLNRDKNIAMVVLSNIHPAYYMEMIYPLNKRIMITLSA, from the coding sequence ATGAGTATTCCCGGTTTATTGAAGGAGATCGCTGACAATATAAAAGCGCTTCCTGATCAGACACAAATAGCTATTGGTATTGCCAGCAATGGGGAGAGTAACTTCTATGGAATGACCAGGGAGAATGGCGCCATCAGGCAAATTGACAATGCCGGTTTTGCATTTGAAATTGGCTCAGTTACCAAAAGTTTTACGGGCAATGTATTGGCTCAATTGATCATTAACAAAAAAGTGCATCCGGACGATCCCATCCGGCAGTTTCTTCCCTTCACCTTACTGAATGATCCTCCCATAACATTAAAACAACTGGCGCTGCATACTGCAGGGTTGCCAAGATTACCCGGTGATTTTGAAACGCAGCCTGGCTATAATAAAAACAATCCCTATAAAAGCTATACCGAAGAAAGTTTGATCAGCTATCTTACCCAAAGCCTTCAAGTGGACTTTCCTCCCGGTAGCAGGTTTCAATATTCCAATCTTGGCGCAGGGCTGTTAGGATATACGCTTTCAAAGATTGAAAGAGCTCCCTTTGCAAAGATTGTTGCAGAGAGGATATTTACCCCGTTGGGAATGCGTAATTCCTGTTTTGATGCAAGTGAGGTAAAAACAGCGCTCGTAGCAGGGATGGATGAAAGCGGCAATCTGTGTCCGTCCTGGGATGGTGGCATGCTGGATGGTTGCCTGGGAATTATCTCTACTGCCGGAGACTTACTTAAATTTGCGATCAACGCTGCTGATAAAACAGATGCTGCGGCTGTCCTGCAGACGCAGGTAACCTTTGACGTAGACCCTCATTTCAAATCGAATCTTGGTTGGGGTGAAAGGAGAGTAGACCCCGGCAACCTGGCAATGCAGGGTATCAACGGTGGTACACAGGGGTCCGGCGCTTCCATCCTGTTGAATCGAGATAAAAATATTGCTATGGTAGTTTTATCAAACATCCATCCTGCTTATTATATGGAAATGATCTATCCCTTAAATAAAAGGATCATGATAACTCTCTCAGCCTAA
- a CDS encoding serine hydrolase: MNLLALPAKSLCGLVLPLFYCLSIWAHNGTIGYAYPLSKIIVDGDFTDWPKTMVKYPLSYNLSETRPRDGADYTGFFQIGYRMENKSLYLAITVMDDDFMEDSSKNVQWNTQDGLELCLDARHLRVGSGVASFMYSKNLRNTNHAYFDDFARSASWKIMEVMMMRRGNTRFYEWRIALGEQLVPGRSIGIDMNVFDKDADGSLSFASWGRGELKFRNPNSLGDVVLMPAPTTMASVQGHIRWDRKMDEQLPDRIRFTSAKNTACWMQAAVDSLGNYSAQVPAGSYTIELTDAYFQRGNYIYQAPQQKRMLVQVKAGQQAKAGEIIIPGSPAPDLLPEKGILHDFDAIRAKELDNFIQTYQKYYRIPGISLALIKDGKLVYHKTYGARNAMTGEPVTDTTLFEAASVTKPVFAYVVQRLAERGVIDMDRPLYLYLPYPDIAQDERYKLITARHVLTHRTGFPNWRYMNPDGKLNILFTPGTDYNYSGEGFEYLKMVVEKITGKKVEQVLQEEVIVPIGLYHTFFSKNDSLQRMVSQGHFDMLPTYDPLPESPGMAYSMHTEARIFTQFMLQLLNEQGLSAETYANMFRKQSDFKFDPKEEKPKYPSYMGMSLDIRETPFGKTFGHGGNNGDFRCQFEVYKDLKMGYVIFTNSNTSIPLLESMRKFLVEGR, from the coding sequence ATGAACTTGCTTGCGCTTCCTGCTAAATCTTTGTGCGGACTTGTGCTTCCGCTTTTTTATTGTCTCTCCATTTGGGCTCACAATGGTACGATAGGGTATGCTTATCCCCTCAGTAAGATTATCGTGGATGGCGATTTCACCGACTGGCCGAAGACCATGGTGAAGTACCCGCTTTCATACAATCTTTCAGAGACAAGACCCCGTGACGGGGCAGACTATACAGGCTTCTTCCAGATCGGTTACCGGATGGAAAACAAGTCGCTCTACCTGGCTATCACCGTGATGGATGATGATTTCATGGAAGACAGCAGTAAAAATGTGCAGTGGAATACACAGGATGGACTGGAGCTCTGCCTGGATGCCAGGCACCTGCGGGTGGGTTCGGGGGTAGCGTCTTTTATGTATTCAAAAAATCTGAGGAATACCAACCATGCTTATTTTGACGACTTTGCCCGTTCAGCATCCTGGAAGATCATGGAAGTGATGATGATGCGGCGTGGCAATACCAGGTTCTACGAATGGCGCATTGCATTGGGTGAACAATTGGTTCCGGGCAGATCTATTGGTATTGATATGAATGTGTTCGACAAGGATGCTGATGGAAGTTTATCCTTTGCCAGTTGGGGCAGGGGAGAGCTTAAGTTCCGCAATCCGAATTCCCTCGGCGATGTGGTGCTGATGCCTGCTCCAACAACAATGGCTTCAGTGCAGGGACATATTCGCTGGGACCGGAAAATGGACGAGCAATTACCTGACCGTATCCGGTTTACATCAGCTAAGAATACGGCTTGTTGGATGCAGGCAGCCGTAGACTCACTGGGCAATTATTCGGCGCAGGTGCCGGCAGGGTCATATACCATCGAATTGACCGACGCTTATTTCCAGCGTGGCAACTACATTTACCAGGCTCCACAGCAAAAGCGTATGCTGGTGCAGGTAAAAGCAGGGCAACAGGCAAAAGCAGGTGAGATCATTATTCCCGGTTCTCCCGCCCCCGACCTGTTACCTGAAAAAGGAATACTACATGATTTCGATGCCATCCGGGCAAAAGAGTTGGACAACTTTATCCAGACTTATCAAAAGTATTACCGTATCCCCGGTATTTCATTGGCTTTGATCAAAGATGGCAAGCTCGTCTATCACAAAACCTATGGAGCCAGAAACGCTATGACGGGTGAGCCGGTAACGGATACTACGCTCTTTGAGGCGGCTTCCGTTACCAAACCCGTATTTGCTTATGTGGTACAGCGGTTGGCGGAACGGGGAGTCATTGACATGGACCGGCCGCTTTATTTATACCTGCCTTATCCCGACATCGCACAGGATGAGCGGTACAAACTCATAACTGCCCGGCATGTCCTTACCCACCGGACAGGTTTTCCCAACTGGCGATACATGAATCCCGATGGTAAGCTGAACATTCTTTTCACGCCAGGTACAGATTACAACTATTCCGGTGAAGGCTTTGAATACCTTAAAATGGTAGTAGAAAAAATAACCGGCAAAAAAGTGGAACAGGTATTACAGGAGGAAGTCATTGTTCCCATAGGTCTTTATCACACCTTTTTCTCAAAGAATGATTCCCTGCAGCGAATGGTGTCGCAGGGGCATTTCGATATGCTGCCTACCTACGATCCATTACCCGAATCACCGGGCATGGCTTACAGCATGCACACAGAGGCCAGGATATTCACGCAATTCATGCTGCAGTTGCTGAATGAACAAGGATTAAGTGCTGAAACCTATGCCAACATGTTCCGGAAACAATCCGACTTCAAATTCGACCCGAAGGAGGAGAAACCCAAATACCCTTCTTACATGGGGATGAGCCTGGATATCCGGGAAACGCCTTTTGGCAAAACCTTTGGGCATGGCGGTAATAATGGTGATTTCAGGTGCCAATTTGAAGTGTACAAAGACCTCAAAATGGGCTATGTTATCTTCACGAACAGTAATACATCCATTCCTTTACTGGAATCGATGCGCAAGTTCTTGGTTGAAGGCAGGTAG
- a CDS encoding carboxypeptidase regulatory-like domain-containing protein, with the protein MTETKSVKGIVYSSSSGKPLEGVIVTITGGTYEYPDISAQSDGQGIFFLPEIKVPAMYYLSIRNGDQSKTIEVHLNRDSEIHVRL; encoded by the coding sequence ATGACAGAAACTAAAAGTGTGAAAGGGATAGTGTACAGTTCTTCATCCGGTAAACCGTTGGAAGGCGTCATAGTGACTATTACAGGAGGCACTTATGAATATCCGGATATCTCCGCTCAATCTGATGGACAGGGCATATTCTTTTTACCGGAGATCAAAGTACCCGCTATGTATTATCTGTCCATCCGGAACGGGGATCAATCTAAAACGATAGAAGTTCATTTAAACAGGGACAGTGAAATACATGTGCGGTTGTGA
- a CDS encoding class I SAM-dependent methyltransferase produces MQASANMQTQSVSLNLLSDLLEEGPQVQDYNFLNEFFNSGYAKDPTGFLAQFADVRKRIDAFSSPKSIAGFCYLQPYGYAGDFQLIDRLYTNYKGPGKAIQRWDDFAQSQPAAQAVRNRKAYFINLLETGKPDKVLNIASGPCRDIKEYYDHNQDAAMVIDCVELDGRAIQYAQHLLNNDTRVTFIQQNILTYRATRQYKLVWSAGLFDYFSDNLFVRILRKLLACVEPGGKLVIGNFSDENPNRAFMEGGMNWFLHHRSPEQLIDLAKQAGAASWNPFVEQEPEGVNLFMHLSNPDKMAT; encoded by the coding sequence ATGCAAGCAAGTGCCAATATGCAAACACAATCAGTTTCCCTCAACCTGTTAAGCGATCTGTTGGAAGAAGGACCACAGGTACAGGATTATAACTTTCTGAATGAATTTTTTAATAGCGGGTATGCTAAAGACCCGACTGGATTTTTGGCGCAATTCGCGGATGTCAGGAAAAGGATAGACGCGTTTAGCTCCCCGAAATCTATTGCAGGATTCTGTTACCTGCAGCCTTACGGATATGCGGGCGATTTTCAGTTAATCGACAGGTTGTATACCAACTATAAGGGGCCCGGAAAAGCCATCCAAAGATGGGATGATTTTGCACAGTCTCAACCTGCTGCTCAGGCCGTACGGAACAGGAAGGCTTACTTTATCAACTTACTGGAGACGGGTAAGCCGGATAAAGTATTGAACATTGCCAGCGGGCCTTGCAGGGATATCAAGGAATACTATGATCATAACCAGGATGCCGCAATGGTTATTGATTGTGTGGAACTGGACGGGCGGGCTATTCAATATGCACAGCACCTGTTAAACAATGATACCCGGGTTACATTCATTCAGCAGAATATACTCACGTACAGGGCTACCAGGCAATACAAGCTGGTATGGTCTGCAGGATTATTTGATTATTTTTCTGACAATCTTTTTGTAAGGATATTAAGGAAGTTACTTGCATGTGTGGAACCGGGAGGGAAACTGGTGATTGGTAACTTTTCTGATGAAAACCCCAACAGGGCGTTTATGGAAGGCGGGATGAACTGGTTCCTGCACCACAGGAGCCCGGAACAACTTATTGACCTGGCAAAACAAGCCGGAGCCGCCAGTTGGAACCCGTTTGTTGAGCAGGAGCCGGAAGGGGTGAACCTGTTCATGCATCTTAGCAACCCTGATAAAATGGCTACTTAA
- a CDS encoding cupin domain-containing protein produces MKRYILIMLLGCCACQDRIDQDAEKASITKLLNDETHFAAKGDSANWASCWVHTDDASLTFTTPEGTETYSGFNHLAHEIGQVKPFDLKLTRNNYHYVIGSDVAFVSFDQQDNWGGEPRNTKETRTLRRIKGDWKIVNVNVVYVTPPGGQQTGSFHMDVNKIPKNPKTGFTNLSGIDGMSVAYLDIPAGTDFTPLFEGLPDNMCIAPHWGYIIDGSIRLRYPGGKEETINAGEVFYWPAPHTGVVDKPVKFVEFSPDSKFVPLMDHIAKKMAAQKTK; encoded by the coding sequence ATGAAACGCTACATTCTAATCATGCTTTTAGGCTGCTGTGCATGTCAGGACCGTATTGATCAGGATGCTGAAAAAGCATCTATAACGAAACTGCTGAACGATGAAACTCATTTTGCCGCCAAAGGCGATTCGGCCAACTGGGCATCCTGTTGGGTGCACACTGATGATGCCTCCCTCACCTTTACTACGCCGGAAGGGACAGAAACTTACAGTGGCTTTAACCACCTGGCACACGAAATAGGTCAGGTAAAGCCCTTTGACCTGAAGCTTACGAGGAACAATTATCATTACGTGATAGGTAGTGATGTGGCATTCGTTAGTTTTGATCAGCAGGATAATTGGGGAGGTGAGCCGCGTAATACCAAAGAAACAAGGACACTCAGGAGAATCAAAGGGGATTGGAAAATAGTTAATGTCAACGTAGTGTACGTAACACCACCCGGAGGCCAGCAAACCGGATCCTTTCACATGGACGTTAATAAAATTCCCAAAAATCCGAAAACAGGATTTACCAATCTTTCCGGGATTGATGGCATGTCTGTCGCATACCTTGACATCCCTGCTGGTACAGACTTTACACCTCTGTTTGAAGGATTGCCAGACAACATGTGTATCGCGCCGCACTGGGGTTATATTATTGATGGATCTATACGGCTCAGGTACCCCGGGGGTAAAGAAGAAACCATTAACGCCGGAGAGGTATTTTACTGGCCTGCTCCCCATACCGGGGTAGTGGATAAGCCGGTGAAATTTGTTGAATTCAGTCCTGATAGCAAATTTGTTCCGTTGATGGACCATATTGCTAAAAAGATGGCAGCGCAAAAAACGAAATAA
- a CDS encoding NADH-quinone oxidoreductase subunit N, producing the protein MTEYQLLALLPFMLLAAASIVVILLIAFRQQHTVIQVTGFLMMCLVVGAMWYVRDTLPREILPLFVVDGLGAVYTGLIVCSVLVVGLLSFIYFEEREENPKEYYILLFLGTLGAAVLTISRHFISLFIGLELLSVSLYALIAYLRNRNNAIEAGMKYLVLAALTSAFLLFGMALVYMETGSMEFTAIAQKIVGGESAVLFILGIGIMMVAIGFKLALVPFHLWAADVYQGAPAPVTAFIATVSKIGVFAVLLRFAQAIQLHQYPIAMTVIAVIAIASMIIGNLLALQQKNIKRLLAYSSIAHFGYLLVAFLPGNKAGTEAVSFYLLTYSITILAALGIVTVLSTRQKDAEELAAYQGLFWRKPVMAAVLTIALLSLAGIPLTAGFFAKFFILTTGVQQQLWLPVIVLVLTSVVGLYYYLRIISTLFAGSLSASTNEKTLHPFFYFATYATLTVLMCLLLWLGVFPRIAVKSIQDFLLIR; encoded by the coding sequence ATGACCGAATACCAACTATTAGCGCTTCTGCCTTTCATGCTGCTCGCAGCAGCCTCGATCGTGGTCATCTTACTGATCGCTTTCCGGCAACAGCATACCGTTATCCAGGTAACAGGATTCCTCATGATGTGCCTGGTGGTCGGGGCCATGTGGTATGTGCGGGATACCCTGCCACGGGAAATATTGCCCTTATTTGTAGTAGATGGTCTTGGCGCGGTTTATACGGGTCTTATTGTTTGTTCGGTGCTGGTAGTGGGGTTGTTGTCTTTCATTTACTTTGAAGAGCGGGAAGAGAATCCCAAAGAATACTACATCCTGCTTTTCCTGGGCACATTGGGCGCCGCGGTGCTTACCATCAGCCGCCATTTTATCTCCCTGTTTATCGGGCTCGAACTGCTGAGTGTGAGTTTATATGCATTGATCGCTTACCTGCGCAACCGCAACAATGCGATAGAAGCTGGTATGAAATACCTGGTGCTGGCAGCCCTCACTTCCGCATTCCTGTTATTTGGTATGGCATTAGTCTACATGGAAACGGGGAGTATGGAGTTTACTGCCATTGCACAGAAGATAGTAGGGGGTGAATCGGCTGTGCTCTTCATCCTGGGTATTGGCATCATGATGGTGGCCATAGGGTTTAAACTGGCCCTTGTACCTTTTCACCTTTGGGCCGCCGATGTGTACCAGGGAGCGCCTGCACCTGTTACAGCCTTTATTGCCACCGTTTCCAAAATCGGCGTATTTGCAGTATTACTGCGTTTTGCACAAGCCATTCAGCTTCATCAATATCCCATTGCCATGACTGTCATTGCGGTGATAGCCATCGCTTCCATGATCATCGGTAACCTGTTGGCGCTGCAGCAAAAAAACATCAAACGCCTGCTGGCCTATTCCTCCATTGCACACTTTGGGTACCTGCTCGTGGCATTTCTGCCGGGCAACAAGGCCGGTACAGAAGCGGTTAGTTTTTACCTGTTAACCTATTCCATTACCATATTGGCCGCCCTGGGGATTGTCACCGTATTATCTACCCGGCAAAAAGATGCAGAAGAACTGGCGGCTTACCAGGGATTGTTCTGGCGAAAACCCGTAATGGCGGCGGTATTGACCATAGCGCTGTTGTCACTGGCCGGCATCCCCCTTACAGCAGGCTTTTTCGCTAAATTCTTTATACTCACCACCGGTGTACAGCAACAACTATGGCTTCCGGTAATTGTGCTGGTGCTTACCAGCGTGGTGGGCCTGTACTATTACCTGCGTATCATCAGTACCTTGTTTGCAGGGTCTTTGTCAGCATCCACTAACGAAAAAACACTCCATCCCTTCTTTTACTTTGCTACCTATGCCACATTAACAGTCTTGATGTGCCTCTTGCTTTGGTTAGGGGTCTTCCCCCGGATAGCTGTTAAAAGCATACAGGACTTCCTGCTTATTCGCTAA
- a CDS encoding complex I subunit 4 family protein gives MILVWMIAILLITGILCWLIARWNPVVAKWIALLSVLADLGIISYLCWQYNITTADSWFIDYRVDWIPSFGISFHVAMDGLSLLMLLLTFFLGLLSVLCSWNEIKEKTGFYFFNLLWTLAGISGVFIAMDLFLFYFFWEVMLVPMYFLIAIWGDANRRYAAYKFFIFTQAGGLLMLLAILALYFIHAQQSGTYSFDYFSLVNTSLEPATAKWIMLGFLIAFLVKLPMVPFHNWLPDAHSEAPTAGSLILAGLLLKTGAYGIIRFVLVLFPQASADIAWGAMLFGVIGIVYGAVLAFSQTDLKRLIAYTSVSHMGFVLLGIFAFQDMALQGVVMQMLTHGISTGALFVIAGILKERLHTRDINQMGGLWTAMPAMGGVAMVFTMASLGLPMLGNFIAEFLILLGTFPVSNALTVIAAVGLVFAALYSLRMVQKVFLGPVAVNIPVKDLSARELTLMAALSISIVALGLYPQPVINMIKIVTYQ, from the coding sequence ATGATACTGGTATGGATGATTGCCATATTGCTGATAACAGGAATATTGTGCTGGCTCATAGCACGGTGGAATCCCGTTGTTGCCAAATGGATCGCTTTGCTATCCGTTCTGGCAGATTTAGGTATTATTAGTTACCTGTGCTGGCAGTACAACATTACTACTGCCGATTCCTGGTTCATTGATTACCGGGTTGACTGGATACCTTCCTTTGGCATCAGCTTCCATGTGGCCATGGATGGACTTAGCCTGTTAATGCTGCTGCTTACTTTCTTTCTCGGGCTGCTGTCGGTACTTTGTTCATGGAATGAGATCAAAGAGAAAACCGGATTTTATTTCTTCAATCTCTTATGGACGCTGGCTGGTATCAGCGGTGTTTTTATCGCCATGGACCTTTTTCTGTTTTACTTCTTCTGGGAAGTCATGCTGGTGCCCATGTACTTTTTAATTGCCATCTGGGGCGATGCCAATCGCCGTTACGCGGCCTATAAATTTTTCATCTTTACCCAGGCGGGCGGTTTATTAATGTTGCTGGCCATACTGGCTTTGTACTTCATCCATGCGCAACAAAGCGGCACTTATTCTTTTGATTATTTCAGTTTGGTGAATACTTCCCTCGAACCTGCCACAGCAAAATGGATCATGCTGGGTTTTTTGATCGCCTTCCTGGTTAAGCTGCCCATGGTGCCTTTTCATAACTGGTTGCCCGATGCACACAGTGAAGCGCCTACAGCAGGCAGCCTGATATTAGCCGGTTTGCTGCTGAAGACAGGGGCTTATGGTATCATCCGTTTTGTACTGGTATTATTTCCACAGGCCTCCGCAGACATTGCCTGGGGAGCCATGCTGTTTGGCGTGATAGGCATTGTGTACGGGGCTGTCCTGGCTTTTTCACAAACCGATCTCAAGCGCTTGATTGCTTACACTTCCGTCAGTCACATGGGGTTTGTATTGCTGGGCATCTTTGCCTTCCAGGATATGGCGCTGCAGGGAGTGGTGATGCAGATGCTTACCCATGGTATCAGTACAGGGGCCTTGTTTGTAATAGCCGGCATCCTGAAAGAACGGTTGCATACGAGGGATATTAACCAGATGGGCGGGTTGTGGACAGCTATGCCTGCCATGGGTGGTGTCGCCATGGTATTTACCATGGCTTCGCTGGGATTGCCCATGCTGGGCAATTTTATTGCAGAGTTTCTCATCCTGCTGGGAACATTTCCCGTAAGCAATGCGCTGACGGTGATCGCCGCTGTGGGACTGGTGTTTGCAGCTTTGTATTCTTTGCGTATGGTACAGAAAGTGTTCCTGGGGCCTGTTGCTGTCAATATACCCGTGAAAGACCTTAGTGCCAGGGAACTGACCCTTATGGCCGCGTTAAGCATCAGTATTGTGGCGCTGGGATTATATCCGCAGCCGGTAATAAATATGATAAAAATAGTAACCTACCAATGA
- the nuoL gene encoding NADH-quinone oxidoreductase subunit L — MDQLLAYIIALPLAGFLVLSMAGRQLTAKVIPWIGAGTISIAAIITIFLGIQFLQSPPASGAYQQLLWQWFSAGNLSVSFSLRMDALSLVFVFIITFVGALIHIYSAAFMRHDRDYARFFASMNLFVCSMLMLVMADNLVLLYLGWEGVGLCSYLLIGFWYETPANCRAANKAFIITRIGDTAMLIGLFLLFKELGTLNIVEILQQAPQYFTSGSANSNLIALLLLGGGIGKSAQLPLQTWLPDAMAGPSPVSALIHAATMVTAGVYLIARMHVLFQLSPLAMTITALIGALTLFMAGCSAMVQTDIKRILAYSTISQIGYMFLALGVGAWSAGIFHFFTHAFFKALLFLAAGAVIETLHHEHNIFNMGGLRKKMPVVFYTFLAGTAALAALPLVTAGFFSKDLILWYAFSAANGNAFLWILALAGAFITALYSTRLILVVFGGEPKTHIGELPGQLMTVPLIILAFFSLTAGFIEWPHNLLHLTWFSDHVQRVLPATIVQDNPPSEFIFQTIAAVITLAGIYGGYGLYYHKSGVRWQQSPFLSVIHNFLFNGWKFDQLYEVALVKPFVYIARISKADVFDRVYNGIAQGNLKLNRLLSVSQNGSLRWYIAGVLIGILFIITLQLLS, encoded by the coding sequence ATGGACCAACTACTTGCATACATCATTGCACTGCCTTTAGCCGGCTTCCTGGTTTTATCCATGGCCGGAAGGCAGTTAACCGCAAAGGTCATTCCCTGGATCGGTGCAGGTACCATCAGTATAGCCGCTATCATCACCATCTTCCTGGGCATTCAGTTTTTGCAATCACCGCCTGCCTCCGGAGCTTATCAGCAACTATTGTGGCAATGGTTCAGCGCTGGCAACTTATCCGTCAGTTTTAGTCTGCGAATGGATGCCCTCTCGCTGGTATTTGTATTCATCATCACTTTTGTGGGAGCGCTCATTCATATCTATTCTGCGGCATTTATGCGGCACGACCGGGACTATGCCCGCTTCTTCGCCTCCATGAATTTATTTGTATGCTCCATGCTCATGCTGGTGATGGCCGATAACCTGGTATTGCTTTACTTAGGATGGGAGGGAGTTGGTCTGTGCAGTTACCTACTTATCGGATTCTGGTACGAAACACCGGCCAATTGCCGGGCAGCCAACAAAGCATTCATCATTACCCGCATTGGCGATACCGCCATGCTCATCGGCCTATTCCTCTTGTTCAAAGAACTGGGTACACTCAACATCGTGGAGATCCTGCAGCAAGCGCCCCAATACTTCACCAGCGGATCGGCTAACAGTAACCTCATTGCCTTATTGCTGCTGGGTGGTGGTATCGGCAAGTCAGCACAGTTACCTCTACAAACCTGGTTGCCCGATGCCATGGCAGGCCCTTCGCCGGTAAGTGCATTGATCCATGCCGCTACCATGGTCACTGCCGGTGTTTACCTCATTGCCCGTATGCATGTATTGTTCCAACTTTCTCCCCTTGCCATGACCATCACGGCGTTGATTGGCGCCCTTACCTTATTCATGGCTGGTTGCAGCGCCATGGTGCAAACCGATATCAAACGGATATTGGCTTATTCTACCATCAGCCAGATCGGGTATATGTTCCTGGCACTGGGGGTTGGCGCCTGGAGTGCTGGCATCTTTCACTTCTTCACCCATGCCTTCTTCAAGGCCTTATTATTCCTGGCAGCAGGCGCCGTCATTGAGACCTTGCACCATGAGCACAATATCTTCAACATGGGCGGACTGAGAAAGAAAATGCCGGTAGTGTTTTATACCTTTTTAGCTGGTACTGCTGCACTGGCTGCCTTGCCATTGGTAACGGCTGGTTTCTTCAGCAAGGACCTCATACTATGGTATGCCTTTAGTGCTGCCAATGGCAATGCATTCCTGTGGATATTAGCCCTGGCTGGCGCTTTTATTACAGCCTTGTACAGCACCCGCCTGATACTGGTTGTTTTTGGAGGCGAACCTAAAACACATATTGGTGAATTACCCGGACAGCTCATGACAGTGCCATTAATCATACTGGCATTCTTCTCCCTAACAGCGGGCTTTATTGAATGGCCGCATAACCTGTTACACCTTACCTGGTTTTCAGATCATGTACAACGGGTATTGCCGGCCACCATTGTACAAGACAACCCACCTTCGGAATTTATTTTCCAGACTATTGCTGCAGTAATAACGCTGGCTGGTATTTACGGGGGCTATGGGCTGTACTACCATAAATCAGGCGTGCGCTGGCAGCAGTCTCCTTTCCTGTCAGTCATACATAACTTTTTATTCAACGGGTGGAAATTTGACCAGTTATACGAGGTGGCCCTGGTAAAACCATTCGTATACATTGCCCGGATCAGCAAAGCAGATGTGTTTGACCGGGTATACAATGGCATTGCACAAGGCAACCTGAAACTGAACCGCCTCTTATCCGTATCCCAAAATGGGTCACTGCGCTGGTACATAGCAGGGGTACTCATCGGTATCTTATTCATCATCACCTTACAGCTATTGTCATGA
- the nuoK gene encoding NADH-quinone oxidoreductase subunit NuoK yields the protein MSSFNVSTVLIVASILFVLGLIGVLTRKNIIFMLISVEIMLNAAGLAFVAAGAKWQQPDGQVMFLFILAMAAAEVSVALAMVLQIYHQHKTMDVEELKELKD from the coding sequence ATGTCATCCTTCAACGTCAGCACCGTGTTAATAGTAGCCTCCATACTTTTTGTACTGGGGTTGATCGGCGTACTGACGCGGAAGAACATCATTTTCATGCTGATCTCCGTGGAGATCATGCTGAATGCAGCCGGTCTGGCATTTGTAGCGGCCGGGGCAAAATGGCAACAGCCCGATGGACAGGTAATGTTCCTGTTCATACTGGCGATGGCGGCTGCAGAAGTTTCTGTAGCGCTGGCCATGGTGCTGCAAATATATCACCAGCATAAAACAATGGATGTGGAGGAACTGAAGGAGTTGAAAGACTGA
- the nuoJ gene encoding NADH-quinone oxidoreductase subunit J, with translation MSTLFYISSLIAIVATIMVITRYHPIHALLYLVVSFLAVAMIFLSLGAPFIAVLEVIIYAGAIIVLFIFVVMMLNLGKDTALQEKEWLKPRVWLGPSLLVLLLQGELIILLLQQEGAAMPVTVVDPKKVALSLYGEYILAVELAGFLLMAGIVGAAHIGKHKKRNLHRFLQNGNGAGEASDVTRQQKQAESVINN, from the coding sequence TTGTCAACTTTATTTTACATATCGTCGCTCATTGCCATTGTTGCCACCATCATGGTGATCACCCGCTATCATCCTATTCATGCATTACTCTATCTCGTGGTTTCTTTTTTGGCGGTGGCCATGATCTTCTTGTCATTGGGAGCCCCTTTTATAGCGGTACTGGAAGTCATCATCTATGCAGGGGCCATCATTGTGCTGTTCATCTTTGTGGTGATGATGCTGAACCTGGGTAAGGACACGGCCTTGCAGGAAAAGGAGTGGTTGAAACCCAGGGTATGGCTGGGGCCATCCTTGCTGGTATTGTTACTACAGGGAGAACTGATCATCCTGTTGCTGCAGCAGGAGGGCGCAGCAATGCCGGTCACCGTAGTAGATCCTAAGAAAGTGGCGCTATCCTTATACGGCGAATACATACTGGCAGTAGAACTGGCAGGCTTTCTCCTGATGGCTGGTATTGTGGGGGCAGCCCATATCGGCAAACATAAAAAGAGGAACCTGCATAGGTTCTTACAGAACGGAAATGGGGCAGGGGAAGCAAGTGATGTTACGAGACAGCAGAAGCAAGCAGAATCAGTAATCAACAATTAA